The genome window TACGTGCCCCAGTGGAACACCATCAGCATCAGCGGCTACCACATCCGGGAGGCGGGCTCCACCGCGGTGCAGGAGGTGGCCTTCACCTTGGCCAACGGCATTGCCTACGTCCAGGCCGCCATCGACGCCGGCATGAAAGTGGATGAATTCGGGCCCCGGCTGAGCTTCTTCTTCAACTCCCACCTGGATTTCTTCGAGGAGATCGCCAAATTCCGGGCGGCCAGGCGGCTGTGGGCCAAGATCATGAAGGAGCGGTTCGGCGCCAAGGACCCCCGCTCCATGATGCTCCGCTTCCACACCCAGACCGCCGGCTGCTCCCTCACCGCTCAGCAGCCTTTGAACAACATCATGCGCACCGCCTTCGAGGCCATGGCGGCGGTGCTGGGCGGCACCCAATCCCTGCACACCAACTCCTTCGACGAGGCCCTGGCCCTCCCTTCGGAGCTGGCGGTGCAGGTGGCCCTGCGCACCCAGCAGATCATCGCCTACGAGACCGCAGTGTGCGACACCATCGACCCCTTGGCCGGCTCCTACTATATCGAGTCCCTCACCGACCAGATCGAGGCCAAGGCCCAGGAATACATCGACAAAATCGACCAGATGGGCGGGGCGGTGGCCGCCATCGAAAAGGGCTACATCCAGAAAGAGATCCAGGAGAGCGCCTACCGCTACCAGCGGGAGATCGAGAAGGGCGAGCGCATCGTGGTGGGCCTCAACAAGTTCAAGGTCAAGGAGGAGGAAAAACCCGCCGACCTCCTCAAGGTGGACCCCGCAGTGGCCGACCGCCAGATCGCCAGGCTCAAGGAACTCAAGGCCAGCCGGGACAACGCCGCGGTGCAAAAAGCCCTGGCCGACCTGAAGGCCGCCGCCGAAGGGGACGCCAACCTCATGCCCCCGATCCTGGCGGCAGTGAAATCCCTGGCCACCCTGGGCGAAATCTGCGACACCCTGCGCGCCGTCTTCGGCGAATACCAGATGGCAGCCATGTAACGGGCGTTGGGGGGAGGGCCAGGGAGCGTGGCTCCCTGCCCTCCCCCCAAGCCCCCCACCCAACCCATTATGGGTTTGGGGGTGGGGGCTTGGGGGAGGGGGTAAGGGCCTGTGGCCCTTAGCCCCCCTCCCCCAACCTCAACCCTATCCGAAGGAGAAGGATTATGCAGGAAGGGAGAAAGATCCGCGTGTTAGCGGCCAAGCCGGGTTTGGATGGTCATGACCGGGGCATCAAGGTCATCTGTGCGGCCCTCAGGGATGCGGGCATGGAGGTGATTTATACGGGGCTGAGGCAGACGCCGGAGCAGATAGTGGCGGCGGCCATCCAGGAGGATGCGGACGTCATTGCCATGAGTTGTCTCTCCGGGGCCCACAATTATCTCTTCACCCGGGTGATGCAAATCCTGAAGGAGAAAGGGGTGGAGGACATCCTGGTGCTGGGGGGCGGTATCATTCCGGATGAGGACATTCCCGGGCTCAAGGCCGCCGGGATTGCCGAGATCTTTGGCCCCGGCACCGACACCAACGACATCGTCAAGTTCATCCGGGAAAATCTCAAGCGCCACAAGGCCGCCTGAGCAGGCGACTGAGGTTCCAGGGGGGAGCGAGGCCGTCCGGTCCGCTCCCCCTTTTTATTGGGCGGCAATTAGTGCTTACCCGGTGCTGCGGGCGGGCTCGGCGGGCGCGGGCGGGGGGCCGTAGACCTTGCGGATCAGCTCCAGCTCCTCCCGTTTGCTCTGCACCACTTCGTTCAGCCGGGCCTCATGCAGGGTGGTGAGCATCTCCTTGATCCGGGGGCCGGGGGGAAAGCCCAGGGCCACCAAGTCCCGGCCCTTCAGCTCCGGTTTCAGGTGCTTCAGGTGGGTGAAGTAGAGGGAGATGGCCCGGCGGCAGGGTTCGTGGCGGGTCTTGGCCATCATGTACAGAAGAAACTCGGTGGGCAGGGGGGAGAGCAGCCGGTAGATGTCGCTGCGGCCGGGCTCCTCTCCCAGCCGAAAGAGCTGCACCAGGGCCTCATCTGCGGCCACCTTGTTGTCCACAATGCGCCGGGCCAGCTTGGGGGAAGGCCGAAAGCGGGCCATCATCTCTTCGAGCTCGTCACGGTTCAGCGGCTCCACCAGCCCCAGGAAGTACACCAGCCATTTCTCGAAGGGCTCCTCCAAATAAGAGAGGTCATACCAGGAAAGCACCGCCTGGAGGCGTTCCAGCATGGCTTTGGTGGCTTCGTCGTACACCAGCCGGGGATGGATGGGCTTGAGGAGATCCAGCTCCGCCAGCCGGGCGATGGCCGGCAGCGGATTTTCCTCCTCCAGGATGAGCTTCAGCTCATGGAAGAGGCGGGGGCCCGAGAGGCGGTCGAAGAAGTTGTTCTTCACCGCGTTGTGGATGAGGTTCAGGGTCAGCTTGCTGATGCGGAAGTGGAAGCGCTGCTCGAAGCGGATGGCCCGGAAGACCCGGGTGGGGTCCTCCACGAAGCTCAAGTTGTGCAGCACCGTGAGGCGGCGCTCCTTTAAGTCCCGGGTGGCGCCGAAGAAGTCCAGGAGTGTGCCGAACTCTCCCGGGTTGAGCTTGATGGCCAGGGTATTGATGGAGAAGTCCCGGCGGTAGAGGTCCATCTTGATGGAGCTGTACTCCACCACCGGCAGGGCCCCCGGGGCTTCGTAGTATTCGGTGCGGGCGGTGGCCACATCCACCTTGAAGCCGTCCGGGTAGATGATCACTGCGGTCTTGAATTTCTGGAAGACCCGGGCCCGGGCGTTCTGCCGGGCGGCAAAGTGGCGGGCAAAGACGATGGCGTCTCCTTCGATGACCAGGTCAATGTCCAGGTTTTCCTGCCTTAAAAACAGGTCCCGGACGAAGCCGCCCACCGCGTAGGCCTGGAAGCCCAGCTCCTGGGCGGCGCGGCCGGCCTCCTCCAGGAGTTTCAGCACCCGGGCCGGCAGCCGCTCCCGCATGAGGCCCACGATGTTTTTGGTGCGCAGCGGCTGGGCCCACTGGGATTCCTCCTCCTGCTGATCGATGAGGAGGTGCAAAAGATCGGTGCGGCTGATGACCCCGATGACCTGGCCGTCCTGGACCACGGGGAGCAGGCGCTGTTTGTGTATCACCAGAGTTTCCCGGATCTCCGCCAGAGTGGCGTCGGGCCCCACGGTGGCGATGGGATGGCTCATATAGTCCTTGACCGGATGGTCCCCCAGACCGTGGTAGATGCCCTTTTCCACCGTCTGGCGGTTGATGAGGCCCAGGAGCTGGCCGTCGGCCATCACCGGCAGGGCGTTGACGCTGTAGCGGTTCAACAGGAGCTCGGCTTCCTTCAGGGTGGCGTCCGGCAGGATGGATTTTACCGGGAAGCTCATGATCTCCCGGGCCCGGCGCTGGGGGTGGATGTGGCGCTGGATGGACTGCTTGAGCTTTTCCTCCACCTGGGCCAGGGGCATGCCCTTCACCGCGGCGCTGGCGGCGTATTCGTGGCCGCCGCCCCCCAGCTCCCCCAGGATCTCCGCCACGTTCACCTCGGGGATGCGGCTTCTGCCCACGATGAAGACCCGGTCCTCCATCTGGGCCAGGGCGAAGAGCACCTGGAGGTTCTCCATATCCATGAGCTTGTGGGCCAGAACGGCGAAGTCGGCCACGTACTGGGAGGCCACGGCGCTGGCCAGGGTCACCTCCACCCCGTCGGCGGTGAAGGTGCTGAGGTGCTCGATGAGTTCATTCAAGAGGGCCACCTGCTCCACGGTGAGCTCCCGGGTGACCATCTGGGCCACCACGTTGAGGTCCGCGCCGCGGCGCAGGAGATAGGCCATGGCCTCCAGGTCCTCGGGGGTGGTGGAGGCGAAGGTGAAGGAACCGGTGTCCTCATGCAGCCCCAGGGCCATGATGGTGGCCTCCTGGGGGGTGGGCTCCAGGCCCCGCTCCCGTAAGATTTCCGTGAGCACCGTGGTGGTGGCCCCGTAAGGCTTCACCACTTCCACCACGCCGTGCACGTCGTCTTCGGAGTCGGGGTGGTGGTCGTAGATGTGCACCTCCACCTCGGGGGAGCGGGCGGCCTCAGCGAATTTGCCCAGGCGGGAGGCCTGGCGGGTGTCCACCAGGATGAGGCGGCGGATCTCTCGGGGGTCCACCTGCTTGGCCCGGGTGAAATCCAGGAAATAGAAGCTGGAGCGGATGAAGAAGTCCCTGAGGCTCGCCTCCTGGGACCCGGAAAAGACCAGAAGCGCCTGGGGATAGAGCTTTTTGGCCGCCACCATGGCCGCCAGGGCGTCAAAATCGGCGTTCAGGTGGGTGGTGATGACCTCCAGGGTCCGGGGCGGGGCGGGCCGGGTCTCGTTCATGGACGGGGATGCGCCTCTTCATAGACGGCCCGAAGACGCGCCGCCTCGAGATGGGTGTAGATCTGGGTGGTGGAGAGGTCCGCATGGCCCAAAAGGAGTTGCAGCACCCTAAGATTAGCCCCCCGGCTCAACAGATGGGTGGCAAAGGAGTGGCGCAGCATGTGGGGGCTCACCGGCGGCAGGCCGCTTTTGGCGGCGTAATGGCCAAGGATTTTCCAGAACCCCTGGCGGCTCAGCCGCCCGCCCCGGCGGTTCAGAAAGACATATGGACTCATAACTCCCGTGCCGCTCGACTTTAGACTTTGGACTTTGGACTTTGGACCTTGGACTTTGGACTTTGGACCTTGGACCTTGGATTTTGGGCTCTGGACTTCCAACTTTGAACCTTGAACCTTGAACCTGGAACCTTGCAATAAGTACTGCCGCCCCTCATGGAGATAGCGGTTGAGTTTGGCCACCGCCACCGGGGTGAGGGGCACGAGGCGCTCCTTGTTGCCCTTGCCGGTGACCCGGACCAGCCCCCGGGTGAGGTCCACCTGACGCAGGGTCAGGCCCACCAGCTCCGAGACCCTCAGGCCGGTGGCGTAGAGCACCTCCAGGAGGGCCGCATCCCGCTGGCCCAAGGGAGTGGCAGCGTCCGGGGCGTTCAAGAGCGCCTCCACCTGGGCCTCGCTCAACACCTGGGGCAGCCGGGCCGGCAGCCGGGGGGTGGTGAGAAGGGAGGCAGGGTTGGCGCTGAGCTCCTCCTCCCGCTCCAGGAAGCGGAAAAAGCGCCTCAGGGCGGAGAGATGCCGGGCCCGGCTGCGGGCCGACAATCCCCGGGCTTCCAGGAAGCCCAAATAATGCCGCAGGTCGTCCAGGCTCACCTCCTCCCAGCCCCGGCGGCCCAGGGCGGCCACAAAGCGCCTCAGCTCCTGCAGGTCCCGGGCGTAGGCCTCCAGGGTCAAGGGCGCCAGCCCCCGCTCCACGCTCAAGTGGTGCAGGTAACGCTCCAGGGCGTCGTCCAGGCGCTCGGGGGCTTCCCGGGCCAGCTCGGTGAGGAGGGCGCTCAGCTCCTCGTCCGAGAGCACCCGGGCAGCCGGGCCGGGGTCCGGGGAGGGAAGGGGGTCAGTCTTGCTGTGCCGGGCGTCCAGAAACCGGGCCAGATGCCGGGCCAGCTCCCCCTGGCGGCGGCTTGGGGGGTCCTCCGCCGGCAGCAGCAGCCGGGCCTGCTCATGAAGCCAGGCCGGATCCCATGCCTCCCGGCCCTCCTCCTTTGCCCGGGCAGCCAGGGCCTTCAGGTCGGCGGCCGCCGCGGCCAGCTCGGCGGCGGACCAGCCCGCCTCTTTGAGCTGCGCCAGGAAAGCACTGACTGCGGCCGGCAGGATGGCCTCTTGCATGATGGAGTCTCAGTCAAAAAGGGAGGGGACAAGAAATGGTCCAGGTTTTTTGGCCTCGCAGCGTGCCCACGCGTCACGCCCGGCGCTGCCCTGCACCTCCGCCGCCCGGTTCCGCCGTGTCCTTCCCTGTGGGTTCTGTTATATTTGATTATAATCGTTATCCGGGACGGTGGCGACGGGTTCCTGAACCACCCCCGGTCCTGAGGTCCATGGCTCAGATCATCTATGGCCGCCACCCGGTGCTGACCGCACTCCGGCACCGGGAAGCCTCCCTGGAGGAGGTTTATGTGGCCCAGGGCGTGAGCGGCGCCTGGGTAGCGGAGCTCACCCGGCTGGCCCGCAGCCGGGGAGTGAGGATACGCACCCTTCCCAAGGCGGCCCTGGACCGCTTGAGCGGCACCCCCCACCATCAGGGGGTGGCGGCCCGGCGGGCGGAGTTCGCCTATCTGCCCTGGGAGGAGCTTCTGGCCCGGTTGCCAAAAACGCCCGGGGCCCCGCTGGTGGTGGCCGCGGACGGGCTCACCGATCCCATGAACCTGGGAAACCTGGCCCGCAGCGCCCTGGCCGCCGGCGCCCAGGGCCTCATCATTCCCAAGGACCGGGCCGTGGGCGTGACCCCTGCGGTCCTCAAGGCCGCCGCCGGCGCCCTGGAGATTCTCCCCGTCTGCCGGGTGACCAATCTGGCGGAGACCCTCATCGCCCTCAAGGAGCAGGGCCTGTGGGTGGTGGGGACCGATGCCGGGGGCGATGTGAATCTTTATGAAGTGGATCTCACCGTGCCCCTGGTCCTGGTCATCGGCGGGGAGGACAAGGGGCTCCGGCCCCGGGTGCGCCGGCAATGCGATGTGCTGGCGGCCATCCCCATGGCCACAGACGCGGTGAGTTCGCTGAACGCCGCCGCCGCCGGGGCGGTGGCGCTGTTTGAGGCCCGCCGGCAGCGGCTGGCCAAAGAGGCCGCAAGCCACGTGGCGGAAATCTCCTCCGCCTAATTAATATCCCCAGATCCAGGACGACCTATGACCGAGCGACGCACCATTCATATGACCTGGCAGTTTTCCTGGCAGAGCCGGGAAGCCAATCATCTGGAAGAATTTTTCGTGCCCTTAAGCCTCTATCGGGATGCCGACCTTCTGCCGGAGCCCCTCAAGGCGGCCCTCAACGGTTGGGAGGTGGGCCGGCAGGTCAGCCTCACCATCCGGCCCGGGGAGATTCTCCCGGCCTATGACCCGCAGCGGGTCTTCACCTTTGCCCGCCAGGAGTTTCAGGGCGGGGCGGTGCAGCCCCGCTTCGGCCGCTACTATCCCCGGGGGCTGCTGGCGGGCTTTTACGGCAATCCCCTGCCTTTCCGCTGCATCGGGGTCAATGCCCAGGAACTGCAGGCCGATTTCAACCACCCCTTCTCATCCTATGCCTTTTCCTTTACCGCCGCCATCACCGGGGAGGCCAAGGAGAGCGGCGGCACCGGGGGCCAATGCCTGGACTGGTTCGATGTGGCCACCAGCGGCCCGGGCATGCAGGCCCGCTGGCAGGGGCAGCCCACGGATTTCTTCCGGGACAACCCCTTCGGCCGCCGGGATATCTCCGCCGACGCCCGCTTCTACGAGGAGCCCCGGCTGGTGAGCCACGTGGACGCCAAGGCCCAGGAGCTCCTCCAGGCCCTGTATGCCCGGCTGCTCACCCCGGAGATGGAGATTCTGGACCTGATGAGCAGCTGGCAGAGCCACCTGCCCGCGGACCTGCGGCCCAAAGCCCTCATTGGTTTGGGTCTGAACGAAAAGGAGCTCCAGGCC of Desulfobaccales bacterium contains these proteins:
- a CDS encoding methylmalonyl-CoA mutase family protein, producing MDDLEKLRELKAQYEAAVAKVLQKMPERRAEFVNSSGIPIERVYTPLDLEGWDYVEKLGMPGQYPFTRAVQPTAYRGRYWTMRQYAGFATAEETNKRYHFLLQSGQTGLSVAFDLPTQIGYDSDHELARGEVGKVGVAIDSLWDMERLFEGIPLDQVSTSMTINAPCAVILAMYLAVAEKQGVPFDKLRGTVQNDILKEYPARGTYIFGPRPSMRLITNIFEYCTKYVPQWNTISISGYHIREAGSTAVQEVAFTLANGIAYVQAAIDAGMKVDEFGPRLSFFFNSHLDFFEEIAKFRAARRLWAKIMKERFGAKDPRSMMLRFHTQTAGCSLTAQQPLNNIMRTAFEAMAAVLGGTQSLHTNSFDEALALPSELAVQVALRTQQIIAYETAVCDTIDPLAGSYYIESLTDQIEAKAQEYIDKIDQMGGAVAAIEKGYIQKEIQESAYRYQREIEKGERIVVGLNKFKVKEEEKPADLLKVDPAVADRQIARLKELKASRDNAAVQKALADLKAAAEGDANLMPPILAAVKSLATLGEICDTLRAVFGEYQMAAM
- a CDS encoding cobalamin B12-binding domain-containing protein; the protein is MQEGRKIRVLAAKPGLDGHDRGIKVICAALRDAGMEVIYTGLRQTPEQIVAAAIQEDADVIAMSCLSGAHNYLFTRVMQILKEKGVEDILVLGGGIIPDEDIPGLKAAGIAEIFGPGTDTNDIVKFIRENLKRHKAA
- a CDS encoding CBS domain-containing protein, translating into MNETRPAPPRTLEVITTHLNADFDALAAMVAAKKLYPQALLVFSGSQEASLRDFFIRSSFYFLDFTRAKQVDPREIRRLILVDTRQASRLGKFAEAARSPEVEVHIYDHHPDSEDDVHGVVEVVKPYGATTTVLTEILRERGLEPTPQEATIMALGLHEDTGSFTFASTTPEDLEAMAYLLRRGADLNVVAQMVTRELTVEQVALLNELIEHLSTFTADGVEVTLASAVASQYVADFAVLAHKLMDMENLQVLFALAQMEDRVFIVGRSRIPEVNVAEILGELGGGGHEYAASAAVKGMPLAQVEEKLKQSIQRHIHPQRRAREIMSFPVKSILPDATLKEAELLLNRYSVNALPVMADGQLLGLINRQTVEKGIYHGLGDHPVKDYMSHPIATVGPDATLAEIRETLVIHKQRLLPVVQDGQVIGVISRTDLLHLLIDQQEEESQWAQPLRTKNIVGLMRERLPARVLKLLEEAGRAAQELGFQAYAVGGFVRDLFLRQENLDIDLVIEGDAIVFARHFAARQNARARVFQKFKTAVIIYPDGFKVDVATARTEYYEAPGALPVVEYSSIKMDLYRRDFSINTLAIKLNPGEFGTLLDFFGATRDLKERRLTVLHNLSFVEDPTRVFRAIRFEQRFHFRISKLTLNLIHNAVKNNFFDRLSGPRLFHELKLILEEENPLPAIARLAELDLLKPIHPRLVYDEATKAMLERLQAVLSWYDLSYLEEPFEKWLVYFLGLVEPLNRDELEEMMARFRPSPKLARRIVDNKVAADEALVQLFRLGEEPGRSDIYRLLSPLPTEFLLYMMAKTRHEPCRRAISLYFTHLKHLKPELKGRDLVALGFPPGPRIKEMLTTLHEARLNEVVQSKREELELIRKVYGPPPAPAEPARSTG
- a CDS encoding site-specific tyrosine recombinase; the protein is MQEAILPAAVSAFLAQLKEAGWSAAELAAAAADLKALAARAKEEGREAWDPAWLHEQARLLLPAEDPPSRRQGELARHLARFLDARHSKTDPLPSPDPGPAARVLSDEELSALLTELAREAPERLDDALERYLHHLSVERGLAPLTLEAYARDLQELRRFVAALGRRGWEEVSLDDLRHYLGFLEARGLSARSRARHLSALRRFFRFLEREEELSANPASLLTTPRLPARLPQVLSEAQVEALLNAPDAATPLGQRDAALLEVLYATGLRVSELVGLTLRQVDLTRGLVRVTGKGNKERLVPLTPVAVAKLNRYLHEGRQYLLQGSRFKVQGSKLEVQSPKSKVQGPKSKVQGPKSKVQSLKSSGTGVMSPYVFLNRRGGRLSRQGFWKILGHYAAKSGLPPVSPHMLRHSFATHLLSRGANLRVLQLLLGHADLSTTQIYTHLEAARLRAVYEEAHPRP
- the rlmB gene encoding 23S rRNA (guanosine(2251)-2'-O)-methyltransferase RlmB encodes the protein MAQIIYGRHPVLTALRHREASLEEVYVAQGVSGAWVAELTRLARSRGVRIRTLPKAALDRLSGTPHHQGVAARRAEFAYLPWEELLARLPKTPGAPLVVAADGLTDPMNLGNLARSALAAGAQGLIIPKDRAVGVTPAVLKAAAGALEILPVCRVTNLAETLIALKEQGLWVVGTDAGGDVNLYEVDLTVPLVLVIGGEDKGLRPRVRRQCDVLAAIPMATDAVSSLNAAAAGAVALFEARRQRLAKEAASHVAEISSA
- a CDS encoding methyltransferase domain-containing protein, translating into MTERRTIHMTWQFSWQSREANHLEEFFVPLSLYRDADLLPEPLKAALNGWEVGRQVSLTIRPGEILPAYDPQRVFTFARQEFQGGAVQPRFGRYYPRGLLAGFYGNPLPFRCIGVNAQELQADFNHPFSSYAFSFTAAITGEAKESGGTGGQCLDWFDVATSGPGMQARWQGQPTDFFRDNPFGRRDISADARFYEEPRLVSHVDAKAQELLQALYARLLTPEMEILDLMSSWQSHLPADLRPKALIGLGLNEKELQANPQLTGHVLHDLNQNPRLPFEAESFDAVICNLSVEYLIKPFEVFAECARVLKPGGLLVHTFSHRWFPPKVIRLWTELTEFERVGLVLEYFLKDGLFRELHTFSSRNWPRPQEDRYFPQARQADPIYAVWGRKAG